One segment of Thermodesulfovibrio sp. 3907-1M DNA contains the following:
- a CDS encoding 23S rRNA (pseudouridine(1915)-N(3))-methyltransferase RlmH encodes MYKLRIICPGRTKAKFIKDGINHYTKLLTPYAKVELIELKEGHGKADKVIEEESKQILNSVKGNFILLHREGQKLDSLEFARLIKDKATHEFVIGGVYGVSEEVIKSAYFKLSLSYLTFTHEISRLLLLEQLYRAMTIIHGKSYHY; translated from the coding sequence TTGTATAAACTCAGAATTATCTGTCCAGGAAGAACAAAAGCCAAGTTTATTAAAGATGGTATTAACCATTACACTAAACTCCTTACTCCCTATGCAAAGGTTGAACTCATTGAGCTTAAAGAAGGACACGGGAAAGCAGATAAAGTAATTGAAGAAGAATCAAAGCAGATTCTTAATTCAGTAAAGGGAAATTTTATCCTTCTTCATAGAGAAGGACAAAAGCTTGATTCTTTAGAATTTGCACGTTTAATAAAAGATAAAGCCACACATGAATTTGTCATAGGTGGAGTTTATGGAGTCAGTGAAGAAGTTATTAAGTCAGCTTACTTTAAACTTTCTCTTTCTTATTTAACCTTTACCCACGAAATCAGTAGACTCCTTCTTCTTGAACAGCTCTACAGAGCAATGACGATCATTCATGGCAAGAGTTATCACTATTGA
- a CDS encoding Trm112 family protein, which produces MPLDKELLEIIVCPKCKEDLVYEEDEERLVCKNCSVYYPIKEGIPILLIEEAIPIEPEDKL; this is translated from the coding sequence ATGCCTCTTGATAAAGAATTGCTTGAGATAATAGTCTGTCCAAAATGCAAAGAGGATCTTGTTTATGAAGAAGACGAAGAAAGACTTGTCTGTAAAAACTGCTCTGTCTATTATCCAATAAAAGAAGGTATCCCTATTCTATTAATTGAAGAGGCTATTCCAATTGAACCTGAAGATAAGTTATAA
- the gltX gene encoding glutamate--tRNA ligase, whose protein sequence is MVRVRFAPSPTGHLHIGGARTALFNWLFARHHNGIFILRIEDTDRSRSTEEYIESIIEALKWLGLNWDEGPFRQTDRIEIYKAYAHKLLEEGKAYRCYCTPEELEDRRQKAMKEGKPPRYDRRCREIKEYLNKPFAIRFKMPLEGETVVNDLVKGPVTFKNSEIEDLVILRSDGTPTYNFCVVVDDYEMRITHVIRGEDHLNNTPKQIHIYHALGINPPEFAHIPMILGKDRTRLSKRHGATSVLAYRDEGYLADAVVNFLARLGWSHGDQEIFTREELIKYFNLDQVGKANAVFDSEKLLWLNSEYMKLTSEEKLFELVKPFLIKEGYIKKDETVDLKWICKAIRSLKERCRTLLELAHAMRYYFLEYVEIDPKAKEKYINSETMPILKEVTEKLSQLQDFTQDKIEKIFMDIVNERGLKLGQIAQPVRVAITGNTVSPGIYEVLEIVGKEKTLKRLRRLLDAS, encoded by the coding sequence ATGGTAAGGGTTAGATTTGCACCTTCTCCAACAGGACATCTACATATTGGAGGAGCAAGAACAGCTCTTTTTAACTGGCTTTTTGCAAGGCATCATAATGGAATTTTTATCTTAAGGATTGAAGACACTGACAGGTCCCGTTCCACAGAGGAGTATATTGAATCAATTATAGAGGCATTGAAATGGTTGGGACTCAACTGGGATGAAGGTCCTTTCAGGCAGACTGATAGAATAGAAATTTACAAAGCCTATGCCCATAAACTTCTTGAAGAAGGGAAAGCCTATCGTTGCTACTGTACTCCAGAGGAGCTTGAAGATCGTAGACAAAAAGCTATGAAAGAAGGAAAACCGCCAAGATATGACAGGCGCTGTAGAGAAATTAAAGAATACCTCAATAAACCCTTTGCAATTCGTTTTAAAATGCCTCTTGAAGGTGAAACAGTAGTTAATGACCTTGTAAAAGGTCCTGTTACATTTAAGAACAGTGAGATTGAAGACCTTGTAATACTTAGAAGTGATGGAACTCCAACATACAATTTCTGCGTTGTTGTTGACGATTATGAAATGAGAATAACTCATGTAATAAGAGGAGAGGATCATCTTAATAACACACCGAAACAGATTCATATTTATCATGCTCTTGGAATCAATCCTCCAGAGTTTGCCCATATTCCTATGATTCTTGGAAAAGACAGAACTCGTTTAAGTAAGAGGCATGGTGCTACCAGTGTGCTTGCTTACCGAGATGAAGGATATCTTGCAGATGCAGTTGTAAACTTTCTTGCCCGACTTGGCTGGTCTCATGGAGATCAGGAGATTTTTACCAGAGAAGAATTAATAAAATATTTTAACTTAGATCAGGTAGGAAAGGCAAATGCTGTTTTTGATTCTGAAAAACTTCTCTGGTTAAACAGTGAATACATGAAATTAACTTCAGAAGAAAAACTCTTTGAACTTGTAAAACCTTTTTTAATTAAAGAAGGATACATAAAAAAAGACGAAACTGTTGATTTAAAATGGATATGCAAAGCTATAAGATCCCTTAAAGAAAGATGTAGAACACTTCTGGAACTTGCCCATGCAATGAGATATTATTTTCTTGAGTATGTTGAGATTGATCCAAAGGCAAAGGAAAAATACATAAACTCTGAAACCATGCCAATACTTAAAGAAGTTACTGAAAAACTATCTCAACTGCAAGATTTTACGCAGGATAAAATAGAAAAAATATTTATGGATATCGTTAATGAAAGAGGATTAAAACTTGGTCAGATAGCCCAGCCTGTTAGAGTAGCCATAACAGGCAATACTGTAAGCCCTGGAATATACGAAGTTCTTGAAATTGTTGGCAAGGAAAAAACTCTGAAAAGATTAAGGAGGTTGCTGGATGCCTCTTGA
- the pilB gene encoding type IV-A pilus assembly ATPase PilB, with product MLCYISIMPTKPLTEKMPLGAFLLKKGKISEKQLIDAQAVQKIEGIKIGAALVKLGYITEDELVQSMSELYGFPVFKMDSHKIDPSVVKLLPEDVIKKYKMLPIYREGNIVKVLTTDPANEIALEQLKFFLSGFRIMFYIGKDSDFRTLINQFFGEQDETYASQNIHELVEIVSKEPSSGEPQEEIHLEAEGPLVRVVNQIILNAISKRASDIHIEPFEDSVYVRYRIDGVLHDILTLPEKLKRNLTARIKIMSNLDISEKRLPQDGRIKMKIGKKEVDFRVSTLPSIFGEKIVLRILEKGSLQLDLTRLGFEEESLEFFLEALSKPYGMILVTGPTGSGKTTTLYSALMKLNRPEVNIMTVEDPVEYTLPRITQVQVEEEIGRTFAQVLRSFLRQDPDIIMVGEIRDFETAEIAIKAALTGHLVLSTLHTNDAPSTITRLVNMGIEPFLISSSVILIVAQRLIRKLCENCKKEQKYSKDSLIKLGFPEDRIEGLKIYEAKGCPECNQTGYRGRMALYEVMPIKEEIRELILTGASAREIKKEAVKLGMLTLRQSGIRKIMAGITSIEEVLRVTVED from the coding sequence ATGCTATGCTATATTAGCATTATGCCGACAAAACCTTTGACAGAAAAAATGCCTCTTGGGGCTTTCCTTCTGAAAAAAGGTAAGATTTCTGAGAAACAACTAATTGATGCTCAGGCAGTTCAGAAAATTGAAGGTATAAAGATTGGTGCCGCATTAGTAAAATTAGGTTATATAACAGAAGATGAGCTTGTGCAGTCTATGAGCGAGCTTTACGGATTTCCAGTATTTAAAATGGATTCTCACAAAATTGATCCCTCTGTAGTTAAACTTCTTCCAGAGGATGTAATAAAAAAGTATAAGATGTTGCCAATTTATAGAGAAGGAAACATAGTAAAGGTTCTTACAACTGATCCAGCTAATGAAATAGCACTGGAACAGCTTAAGTTTTTCTTAAGTGGATTTAGAATAATGTTTTATATAGGAAAGGATTCGGATTTTAGAACTCTGATAAATCAATTTTTTGGAGAACAGGATGAGACTTATGCTTCCCAGAATATTCATGAACTTGTTGAGATAGTCTCTAAGGAACCCTCTTCAGGAGAGCCTCAAGAGGAGATTCACCTGGAAGCAGAAGGTCCTTTAGTTAGAGTTGTCAATCAAATAATTTTGAATGCTATTTCAAAAAGAGCAAGCGATATTCATATAGAGCCTTTTGAAGACAGTGTATATGTAAGATACAGAATAGATGGTGTTCTTCATGATATTTTAACTTTACCAGAAAAATTAAAGAGAAATCTGACTGCAAGAATAAAGATTATGTCAAATCTTGATATATCAGAAAAAAGGCTTCCCCAAGATGGAAGGATAAAGATGAAAATCGGCAAAAAAGAGGTTGATTTCAGAGTCTCCACTCTTCCTTCAATATTTGGTGAGAAGATTGTTTTAAGAATCCTTGAAAAAGGCTCTCTTCAGCTTGACCTTACCCGTCTTGGCTTTGAAGAAGAATCTCTTGAATTTTTCCTTGAGGCTCTGAGCAAACCCTATGGAATGATACTCGTTACAGGACCAACGGGTTCAGGAAAAACTACTACCTTGTATTCAGCTTTAATGAAACTTAACAGACCAGAGGTAAATATCATGACTGTTGAGGACCCTGTTGAATACACTCTTCCAAGAATTACACAGGTTCAGGTTGAAGAAGAAATAGGAAGGACATTTGCTCAGGTGCTAAGGTCTTTTTTAAGACAAGATCCTGATATAATCATGGTTGGTGAAATAAGAGATTTTGAAACTGCAGAGATTGCCATAAAAGCAGCACTCACAGGGCATCTTGTTTTGAGCACACTTCATACAAATGATGCACCAAGCACCATTACAAGATTAGTAAACATGGGTATAGAGCCTTTTTTAATTTCATCCTCCGTAATTCTGATTGTAGCGCAGAGACTTATAAGAAAGCTATGTGAAAACTGTAAAAAAGAACAAAAGTATTCAAAAGACTCTTTAATAAAGCTCGGATTTCCTGAGGACAGGATTGAAGGATTAAAAATTTATGAGGCAAAAGGATGTCCTGAGTGCAATCAAACAGGTTATCGTGGAAGAATGGCTCTTTATGAAGTAATGCCTATAAAAGAGGAAATTAGAGAATTGATTCTTACAGGTGCTTCTGCAAGAGAGATTAAGAAAGAAGCTGTAAAACTTGGTATGCTTACTTTGAGGCAATCGGGGATAAGAAAAATAATGGCAGGAATAACGAGCATAGAGGAAGTTTTAAGAGTTACTGTGGAGGATTGA
- a CDS encoding HD domain-containing phosphohydrolase yields the protein MDKLEVLLKAAPKITREKRLNNLIEILSNLAKEIIEVDRCSLFIIDEPKKELYTIFAHGVKEIRIPLTSGIAGHVVKTGKSYVTENAYKSKFFNPEIDRASGYITRNILAVPVIDSKGKVIGVYQAINKSGRFNNTDIRLMKLIAEFAAAAIETRMLYEKIKEVQKKVLIKLSKAAEYKDPETPNHFLRVGLISSLIAEKLGIDEERCELLMLASTMHDIGKIGIPDRILQKSGRLEPDEWEIMKKHPIIGYELLYDEESELLQMAAIIALEHHERWDGKGYPFAKKENEISLWARIVGVVDNFDTLTTDKDDRESWSIDKAVSYIEAMKEKAFDPEVVDVFFENLKKIIEIKEKYKD from the coding sequence ATGGACAAGCTTGAAGTTTTACTTAAAGCTGCTCCAAAGATAACAAGGGAGAAAAGACTTAATAATCTTATTGAGATTCTTTCTAATCTTGCAAAGGAGATAATTGAAGTTGACCGTTGCAGTCTCTTTATCATAGATGAACCAAAAAAGGAGCTTTATACAATATTTGCCCATGGAGTAAAGGAAATTAGAATTCCTTTGACTTCTGGGATTGCAGGGCATGTTGTAAAAACAGGGAAAAGCTACGTGACAGAAAATGCTTACAAAAGCAAATTTTTTAATCCAGAGATTGATAGAGCCTCAGGATACATAACAAGAAATATTCTCGCTGTTCCAGTTATTGATTCAAAAGGCAAGGTAATTGGTGTATATCAGGCGATAAACAAATCAGGCAGATTCAACAACACAGACATCAGGCTAATGAAGCTTATTGCAGAGTTTGCTGCAGCGGCAATAGAGACGAGAATGCTTTACGAAAAAATAAAAGAAGTACAAAAAAAAGTTCTCATAAAACTTTCAAAAGCAGCAGAATACAAAGACCCTGAAACTCCGAACCACTTTTTAAGAGTGGGACTTATTTCAAGTTTAATTGCAGAAAAACTTGGAATAGATGAGGAAAGATGTGAATTGCTCATGTTAGCTTCCACAATGCATGATATAGGAAAAATAGGGATTCCAGACAGAATTCTTCAGAAATCAGGCAGGCTTGAACCTGATGAGTGGGAAATAATGAAAAAACATCCAATAATTGGATATGAGCTTCTTTACGATGAAGAAAGTGAACTTCTACAGATGGCAGCCATAATAGCACTGGAACACCATGAAAGATGGGATGGAAAGGGTTATCCCTTTGCTAAAAAAGAAAATGAAATATCTTTATGGGCAAGAATAGTAGGCGTTGTTGACAACTTTGATACCCTTACAACAGATAAAGATGACAGAGAATCGTGGAGCATAGATAAGGCAGTAAGTTACATAGAAGCTATGAAAGAAAAAGCCTTTGATCCAGAAGTTGTTGATGTTTTCTTTGAAAATCTTAAAAAAATAATTGAAATAAAAGAAAAATATAAGGATTAA
- a CDS encoding HD domain-containing phosphohydrolase yields MEKEIFSEHFRALLEFSAIINSSLEIEEIRKRACEAIIALVNCEAASLLLFDRESEELYFDVALGEKAHKVKTIRLKLGQGIAGWVAEKKQAVIINDVQNDPRFFRGGDKKSGFITKTMLCLPVMIKERLLGVIQAINKRNGFFNEYDMELLNALSSQVAVAIENARLYDELKQTFYEIVFALADTIEKRDPYTAGHTKRVMDYSVATAIEMGLGKEELEKLKLAAILHDIGKIGIRDSILLKTERLTDEEYRIIQNHAIYGAEILQHVRQLKDIIPGVKYHHEKFDGSGYPEGLKAEEIPLIARIIAVADTFDAMTTDRPYRKAMSVENAIEELKDKAGTQFDSELVEAFLKALNKMR; encoded by the coding sequence ATGGAAAAAGAAATTTTTTCAGAGCATTTTAGGGCACTTCTTGAGTTTTCAGCAATAATTAATTCATCTCTTGAAATTGAAGAGATAAGAAAGAGAGCCTGCGAAGCAATAATAGCTCTCGTCAATTGCGAGGCTGCAAGTCTTCTGCTTTTTGATAGGGAATCAGAAGAGCTTTATTTTGATGTTGCTCTTGGAGAAAAAGCTCACAAAGTAAAAACAATAAGACTTAAATTGGGACAGGGTATTGCTGGATGGGTCGCTGAAAAAAAACAGGCAGTTATAATAAATGATGTTCAGAATGATCCAAGATTTTTCAGAGGAGGAGATAAAAAATCAGGATTCATCACAAAAACAATGCTTTGTTTACCTGTAATGATTAAAGAAAGACTTTTAGGAGTGATTCAGGCAATAAACAAAAGGAACGGTTTTTTTAATGAATACGATATGGAGCTACTCAATGCACTTAGCAGTCAGGTTGCAGTGGCAATAGAAAATGCAAGACTCTATGACGAACTTAAACAGACCTTTTATGAAATTGTTTTTGCCCTTGCAGACACCATTGAAAAAAGAGACCCCTATACAGCAGGACATACAAAAAGAGTGATGGATTATTCTGTTGCGACAGCGATTGAGATGGGGCTTGGTAAAGAAGAGCTTGAAAAACTCAAACTCGCAGCAATACTTCATGATATAGGCAAGATTGGTATAAGAGATTCAATTTTACTTAAAACCGAAAGATTAACAGATGAAGAGTATAGAATAATACAGAATCACGCAATTTATGGAGCAGAAATTCTTCAACATGTACGACAGCTTAAAGATATTATTCCTGGAGTAAAATATCATCATGAAAAGTTTGACGGTAGTGGATATCCTGAAGGACTAAAAGCGGAAGAGATTCCCTTAATTGCAAGAATTATTGCAGTGGCTGATACATTTGATGCAATGACCACAGACAGACCCTACAGAAAAGCAATGAGTGTTGAAAATGCGATAGAAGAGTTGAAAGATAAGGCAGGAACTCAATTTGATTCTGAGTTGGTTGAAGCCTTTCTGAAAGCATTAAATAAAATGAGGTGA
- a CDS encoding 3',5'-cyclic-nucleotide phosphodiesterase → MRIKVLGASGSDVPGYHLSSFLLNNKILFDAGGITGSLSFRNQQKIEHIFITHAHLDHIRDIPFLADNLIVSGKGKSIKIYSIKEILDDIKKHLLNHRLWPDFTVIPDVQNSILRLEIIPEESPILIDGYKITAYRMNHTVPSVGYLVEKDGQAFFYTGDTGPAKNSWKKLSDKKLNALIIEVSLPDKMKELAIKTGHLTAELFFEALKMFHHKPERIFITHIKPFYRKQIEKELKKFPEYRIKILQGGETIKF, encoded by the coding sequence TTGAGAATAAAAGTTCTTGGGGCTTCCGGTTCTGATGTTCCAGGATATCACCTTTCATCTTTTCTTTTAAACAATAAAATACTTTTTGATGCAGGAGGTATCACAGGCTCTTTAAGCTTTAGAAATCAACAGAAAATAGAGCATATATTTATAACCCATGCTCATCTTGACCACATAAGAGATATCCCTTTTCTGGCTGATAATTTAATTGTGAGCGGTAAAGGGAAAAGTATAAAAATTTATTCCATAAAAGAAATTCTTGATGATATAAAAAAACATTTGCTCAATCACAGACTATGGCCAGATTTCACAGTTATTCCAGATGTTCAGAACTCAATTTTAAGACTTGAGATCATTCCAGAAGAAAGCCCAATTTTAATAGATGGATATAAAATAACTGCTTACAGAATGAATCACACAGTGCCATCAGTTGGCTATCTTGTTGAAAAAGATGGTCAAGCTTTCTTTTATACAGGAGATACAGGACCTGCAAAGAATTCCTGGAAAAAGCTTTCAGACAAGAAATTAAATGCATTAATCATTGAAGTTTCTCTTCCAGATAAAATGAAAGAACTTGCAATAAAAACAGGACATTTAACCGCAGAACTCTTTTTTGAAGCTTTAAAGATGTTTCATCATAAGCCTGAAAGAATCTTCATAACCCACATAAAACCCTTTTACAGAAAGCAAATTGAGAAAGAACTAAAGAAGTTCCCTGAGTACAGAATAAAGATTCTTCAGGGAGGAGAAACAATAAAGTTTTAA
- a CDS encoding adenylate/guanylate cyclase domain-containing protein, producing MMAKNKELIATLFIAVFFSCLFYIKPRPLEIIDMKIYDLFFHVRGKENPPDNIVIAAIDEASLEKLGRWPWSRDKIAKLIDKLSEYEAAVIALDIIFSESEKNDRLLAETISRAGNVILPVVFFFDVEDAPKEAEITESAFSILNPERFLRYQPVSSKSVLVPESILSRKAAGFGHINMFPDSDGTIRWEVLFINYYGYMIPGLPLKTAAMYLGIPQEKQLIDATKGVYLGKRYIPTDPWGRILIPYYGGNGSFKHISIADIVENRVKKDALQDKIILIGATAVGIYDLRVTPVSSALPGVEKHANVIASLMEGKSILAVSNYVVVMLILTSVFSGLFLYQRLKAGYCLIVLLIMLSGVFMASFYLFTKGTWLSVIYVSGSLFIHFLTTITLRYAYSEKQARQIKKIFSSYVTEKVVNELIKNPSMAKLGGERREVTVLFSDIRGFTTLSEKLPPEKVVELLNEYFAQMAEIIFKWEGTLDKFMGDAIMVFWNAPLSQNDHAERALNCTVEMIKKLRNLCKKWDEEGKPQLKIGIGINTGQALVGNIGAEGKKMDYTVIGDSVNLASRLEGLNKEFNSEIIISEFTFKKLQEKIEADFFGAIDVEELGEISVKGKEKPVKIFKVSVK from the coding sequence ATGATGGCTAAAAATAAAGAACTCATAGCAACCTTATTTATTGCTGTTTTTTTCTCGTGTCTCTTTTATATAAAACCACGACCACTTGAAATCATTGATATGAAAATATATGATTTATTTTTCCATGTTCGTGGCAAAGAAAATCCTCCTGACAACATAGTTATTGCTGCAATTGATGAAGCCTCGCTTGAAAAACTTGGAAGATGGCCCTGGAGTAGAGATAAAATAGCAAAACTAATAGATAAACTTTCAGAATATGAAGCTGCTGTTATTGCTCTGGATATTATTTTTAGCGAGTCTGAAAAAAATGATCGTTTATTGGCTGAAACTATATCAAGAGCAGGTAATGTTATTTTACCTGTTGTTTTCTTTTTTGATGTGGAAGATGCACCGAAAGAGGCTGAAATAACCGAATCAGCTTTTTCTATTTTAAATCCTGAAAGATTTCTTAGATACCAACCTGTTTCATCAAAAAGCGTTCTTGTTCCTGAAAGCATTCTTTCTCGGAAAGCAGCAGGATTTGGACATATAAATATGTTTCCGGATTCTGACGGGACAATAAGATGGGAAGTTTTGTTTATTAACTACTATGGATACATGATACCAGGACTTCCTCTTAAAACAGCAGCAATGTATCTCGGAATCCCTCAGGAAAAGCAACTGATTGATGCAACAAAAGGAGTCTATCTTGGCAAAAGATACATTCCAACTGACCCCTGGGGAAGAATTTTAATTCCCTACTACGGAGGTAATGGAAGTTTCAAACACATCTCAATTGCTGATATAGTTGAAAACAGAGTTAAAAAAGATGCGCTACAGGACAAAATTATCCTCATTGGTGCTACTGCTGTTGGTATTTATGATTTAAGGGTGACTCCAGTGAGTTCAGCTTTGCCGGGCGTGGAAAAACATGCAAATGTAATTGCTTCACTTATGGAAGGCAAAAGCATTCTTGCAGTTTCCAACTATGTTGTTGTTATGTTGATTTTAACTTCAGTATTTTCAGGACTGTTTCTCTATCAGAGATTAAAAGCAGGATACTGTTTGATTGTTTTGCTGATTATGCTGAGCGGAGTTTTCATGGCATCTTTCTATTTATTTACAAAGGGCACATGGCTTTCTGTTATCTATGTTTCAGGAAGTTTATTTATTCATTTTCTGACAACAATCACATTAAGATATGCATACTCTGAAAAACAGGCAAGACAGATAAAAAAGATATTCTCAAGCTATGTCACAGAAAAGGTTGTCAATGAACTTATTAAAAATCCCTCAATGGCAAAACTTGGTGGAGAAAGAAGAGAAGTTACTGTATTATTCTCTGATATCAGAGGATTTACAACTCTGTCTGAAAAGCTTCCTCCTGAGAAGGTTGTCGAGCTTCTCAATGAGTATTTTGCTCAGATGGCTGAGATTATCTTCAAATGGGAAGGAACACTTGATAAATTTATGGGTGATGCGATAATGGTTTTTTGGAATGCGCCACTTTCACAGAATGACCATGCAGAGAGAGCCCTGAACTGCACAGTAGAGATGATAAAAAAGCTAAGGAATTTATGTAAAAAGTGGGATGAAGAGGGAAAACCTCAATTAAAAATTGGCATTGGTATAAACACAGGACAAGCTCTTGTTGGCAATATTGGTGCAGAGGGTAAAAAGATGGATTACACTGTAATTGGTGATAGTGTAAATCTGGCATCAAGGCTTGAAGGTTTAAATAAAGAGTTTAATTCTGAAATAATTATATCTGAATTTACATTTAAAAAATTGCAGGAGAAGATTGAGGCTGATTTTTTTGGTGCAATAGATGTAGAGGAACTTGGAGAGATATCAGTAAAAGGGAAAGAAAAACCTGTTAAAATCTTTAAGGTTTCTGTTAAGTAG
- a CDS encoding methyltransferase domain-containing protein, with protein sequence MSKMDFSKIATEYEEYATVQKSASEILLKLLKIRTNDDVLDLGCGTGHLTRKIRSLSNGNVVGVDPSEGMMREAIEKSKGLEIVYEIKSAEDIDYVESFDVIFCNSAFQWFKDPEKVIKNCYRALKRNGRIGIQAPAKKIYCPNFIEAVEMVKRDERTKEIFSHFKEPWFFLETAEEYKSLFEKCGFKVVFSKIETITTEHTPEDVLKIFSSGAIAGYLNQDYYNIKLTANYISVFKEIVRKAFEYQAKKGMVKLKFNRIFLIAVKE encoded by the coding sequence ATGAGTAAAATGGATTTCTCAAAAATTGCGACAGAATACGAAGAATACGCAACCGTTCAAAAATCAGCATCAGAAATACTGCTAAAACTTTTAAAAATTAGAACTAATGATGATGTTTTAGATTTGGGGTGTGGAACAGGGCATTTAACGAGGAAGATAAGAAGTTTGTCTAATGGAAATGTTGTGGGAGTTGATCCTTCTGAAGGGATGATGAGGGAGGCTATTGAAAAAAGTAAAGGGTTAGAGATAGTGTATGAAATTAAAAGTGCAGAGGATATAGATTATGTGGAAAGTTTTGATGTTATTTTTTGCAACTCAGCCTTTCAGTGGTTTAAAGATCCCGAGAAAGTGATAAAGAACTGCTACAGAGCATTAAAGAGGAATGGAAGAATTGGCATTCAGGCACCAGCAAAGAAGATATACTGTCCCAATTTTATAGAAGCAGTTGAAATGGTGAAGAGAGATGAGAGGACAAAAGAAATATTCTCCCATTTTAAGGAACCATGGTTCTTCCTTGAAACTGCAGAAGAATATAAATCTCTATTTGAAAAATGTGGTTTTAAAGTTGTGTTTTCAAAAATTGAGACCATCACAACAGAACATACACCTGAAGATGTGCTCAAGATATTTTCTTCGGGCGCAATAGCAGGATATTTAAACCAAGATTACTACAACATAAAACTGACAGCAAACTACATCTCAGTATTCAAAGAAATCGTGAGAAAAGCATTTGAATATCAAGCTAAAAAAGGAATGGTAAAATTAAAGTTCAACCGGATATTCCTAATAGCAGTAAAAGAATGA
- a CDS encoding TIGR02710 family CRISPR-associated CARF protein, whose translation MKTIGIFTVGGSTVPIINSIIEEKFDFVYFICSSGKSDVASERLVDGKPLKEGDKIIAKECNLSKEDYEKITLDVDIIDDLNETFKKLEEDLLSRLNERFPDKQSIRVIANYTGGTKTMSAALVILSILQDGWELQLNTAQRTNLIKIDSGDFPTSINKINLLYRIDRKYFDTLMHKYYYEEIIEKAKNYLKASLPVETKNEIMRLKDILNAFVLWDKFHHQSAFEEFDRIIKALPKDSSCHKAIINYYLCLKQILGKKSCHGYEKVIDLVMNAERRAEQSKFDDSIARYYRAIEMIAQLRLNSHGIDNSNIKCNELPKLNEKALQFLQTECEKNSEDGIVKLALAKSYELLAHMDDDLGKLYLERKKELLECLKLRNNSILAHGLEPVLKEKFEQVKSTFKSFIQEALKIAAGTDLESLRQFPRSLRDIGF comes from the coding sequence ATGAAAACAATAGGAATTTTCACTGTTGGTGGAAGCACTGTGCCCATTATAAACTCCATAATAGAAGAGAAGTTTGACTTCGTTTATTTTATCTGTTCCTCTGGAAAATCTGATGTAGCATCGGAAAGACTGGTTGATGGTAAGCCCTTGAAAGAAGGGGATAAAATTATCGCAAAAGAGTGCAATCTTTCAAAAGAAGACTATGAAAAAATAACTCTTGATGTGGACATTATAGATGACCTAAATGAAACCTTTAAAAAGCTTGAAGAAGATTTGCTCTCCAGACTAAATGAGAGGTTTCCAGACAAACAAAGTATCAGAGTCATTGCAAACTACACTGGAGGGACAAAAACCATGAGTGCAGCACTGGTGATTCTTAGTATTCTTCAGGATGGTTGGGAGCTTCAACTTAATACTGCCCAGAGAACAAACCTTATTAAAATTGACAGCGGAGACTTTCCAACATCAATAAATAAGATAAATCTTCTTTACAGAATTGACAGGAAATACTTTGATACTTTAATGCATAAGTACTATTACGAGGAAATCATTGAAAAAGCGAAAAACTATCTTAAAGCTTCCCTGCCTGTGGAAACAAAAAACGAAATAATGCGATTAAAGGATATACTTAATGCATTTGTTTTATGGGATAAGTTTCACCATCAGTCTGCTTTTGAAGAGTTTGACAGAATAATTAAAGCCCTTCCAAAGGACAGTTCTTGTCACAAAGCAATAATCAACTATTATCTCTGTCTAAAGCAAATTCTCGGGAAAAAATCCTGTCATGGTTATGAGAAAGTTATTGACCTTGTTATGAATGCTGAAAGAAGGGCTGAACAGAGTAAGTTTGATGACTCTATTGCCAGATACTACAGAGCAATTGAGATGATAGCACAGCTAAGGTTAAATTCTCACGGAATAGATAATTCAAACATAAAATGTAATGAGCTTCCTAAACTTAATGAGAAGGCTTTGCAATTTTTGCAAACAGAGTGTGAAAAGAATAGCGAAGATGGCATAGTCAAGCTTGCTCTTGCAAAGAGCTATGAACTCCTCGCTCATATGGATGACGATTTAGGAAAACTTTACCTGGAAAGAAAAAAAGAACTTCTTGAATGCCTCAAATTGAGAAACAACTCCATACTTGCCCATGGATTGGAGCCCGTACTAAAAGAGAAGTTTGAACAAGTAAAAAGCACATTTAAAAGTTTCATACAGGAAGCATTAAAAATTGCAGCAGGCACAGACTTAGAATCACTAAGACAATTTCCAAGAAGCCTGAGGGATATAGGGTTTTAA